The window GGGTTTCCTGGGCCGCGGACTACGTCCCGGCGGGTATCCGCGGCCGCTACTTCGGCCTGCGCAACCTGATCCTCTACGCCGTCGGACAAACGGCGGCTCTGGGCGCCGCCTTTTGCGTCGACCGCCTCGGCCCCGCCGACGCGGGCCTGTCCCACCTGTTGGTCTTCGGCGCGGCGGTCCTCTCCGGCCTGGTCAGCGTCTGGTTGCTGGCGCGCTACCCTGAACCCCGGCGTCGTCACTCCCAGGGCTTCAGGCTGTTGCCCGGTCTCCGGCGCGCCTTGGCCAACCCCAACCTGCGGCGTTTGCTGGTCGCCGCCGGGTTGTGGAACGTCGCCGTCGGTATCGGCGGGCCCTTCTTCGCCCCCCACGCTCTGGACCATATCGGCCTCGATTACACCACCTTTCAGTTCTACGGCGTGCTCTGGACGGTGGCCGCCCTGCTGACCAACCGCTTCTGGGGCCGGGCCCTGGACGACTTCGGCAGCCGGCCCCTCCTCGTCATCGCCGGTGCGGCCCTGGGGGTTTTCCCCCTGATCTGGGCCCTGACCGGACCGGGCCTGAGCTGGCCGCTATGGCCCGAGGCTCTGGCCTCGGGAACCTGCTGGGCGGCCTTCAACCTGGCCCTGTTCGCCGCTCCGTTGGGCATCGCCAAACGCGAGACCCGGCCCTACGCCATCGCCGCCGTGGCCGTGACCACCGGTCTCGGTTACCTCGGTGGCTCGACCCTCGGTGGCCTGTTGGCCGAGGGGATCGGCGGCACCCGACCCCTCCTCGACGGTTGGCTGACCGGTTACCAGTCGACCTTCATCGTCAGCGGTCTGGCCCGTCTCGGCGCGGCGGCCTTCTTCGCCCGGTTGGACGATCCGGGTGGCGATCACCTGCGACCCCTGGCCGCCCACCTCGGCGAGGTCGGCCTCAAGCGGCCCCTCTACTGGCTGCGCGGCCTGTTCCGCCGCACGGAGTGATCCGATGCTCAAGCCCGATCAGCCACCCACGGCCAAAAACCTGCGCGCTCGGGCCTTCATCGTCCTGGCCGTACTGGGGTACCTCGTCGTCCAGGGTATCGTCGGCCTGCT of the Candidatus Coatesbacteria bacterium genome contains:
- a CDS encoding MFS transporter, giving the protein MPVQAPLARRPGLSLQLQRRRPSPRRAPFPALHPAPGSGRLAVALDREALRRGLRICTWEGVTAQLHLSVVTSAVLTGLALRLGAGELTLGLLGALPIACRPLQLLSAALLDRGVDHKPIFTWGALIHRAVWIVPALLLLWPLGDDTRLSLLVAAVAVSYAAAAPTENAWVSWAADYVPAGIRGRYFGLRNLILYAVGQTAALGAAFCVDRLGPADAGLSHLLVFGAAVLSGLVSVWLLARYPEPRRRHSQGFRLLPGLRRALANPNLRRLLVAAGLWNVAVGIGGPFFAPHALDHIGLDYTTFQFYGVLWTVAALLTNRFWGRALDDFGSRPLLVIAGAALGVFPLIWALTGPGLSWPLWPEALASGTCWAAFNLALFAAPLGIAKRETRPYAIAAVAVTTGLGYLGGSTLGGLLAEGIGGTRPLLDGWLTGYQSTFIVSGLARLGAAAFFARLDDPGGDHLRPLAAHLGEVGLKRPLYWLRGLFRRTE